In the Halorubrum ruber genome, CTCGTCGGTCGGCTCTTCGTCCGCGTCGCTCGCGCCGTCGGAACCGGCGGTCTCGGTCGGGTCGGTCGCGGCGCTCGCGTCGTCCGCATCTTTCGCGTCGTCGCCGTCCGGGAGCGGGCGGACGTCGAGGTCGACCTCGTACACCGTGTAGATGCCGACCTCGTCGGCGGCGAGGTCGAACGCGTCGTCGCCCGTTTCTAGCCGCCTCGCATTGCCGACGTACGCGGCCGCCATCGACTCGCCGCCCGTGTAGGCGACGTAGTAGTCGCCGGAGAGGACGTTCTCCGACAGCTCGATGTAGCCGGTGAACCCCCCCTGTGAGAGCTTCTGGTCCGCCTCTCGCAGGGGCGTGTCCTTGGTGTAGTACTTCGCCCGCGGCTCGCCGCCCAGCTCCTGCATCGCGAAGAGCACGGGGAGCGCCTCGTCCGGGGCCCGGTAGACGGTCCCGGCGGCGTCGGCGAAGGCGTCGAGCGTCGCGTCGACGACGCCGATAACGCGCCCGTCGACGAGGAAGATCCACCCGGTCCCGTCGGTCGCCGCGCCGGAGAACCCGTCGTCGACGATCCGGCGGAGCCCCGCGAACCCGTCGGAGAACGAGCGGTCGTCCCACTCGGTGATCGCTTCCCGTCGCTGTGCGTCCATCCTTGCGTTTACGTCGCCAACACCGACCCAAATACCTTCCGGAGCGTGAGACGGCCGTCTGACGCCGCGACGCCCCTCGTTCAGCCCCCTCCGACGGCGTCGATCGCCTCTCGACCGAGGTCGACGACATCCTCCGGGAGGTCGCTCGCCGCCAGTTCCTCCGAGGTGTACCAGCGCCAGCGCGCCGGGTCGACCTCGTCGTCGCCGTTCGGGGCGATCTCCCGGGAGTCGACGCGGGCGTAGTAGAGGTGGTCGACGTGCTGGTGGCCCACTGACCCGTCCTCGTGGACGTTGATGTCGTGGAGCATGAGGTGCGCCGGCTCCGGGAGCCCGCGGGTGTTCGGGCCCGTGATCTGTGACTCCGTCGCGACGAGATCCGGGGTCAACCCCGTCTCCTCGCGAACCTCGCGGCGCGCGGCCTCGTGCGGGAGCTCGTCGCGGTCGACGTGGCCGCCTGGGGGGAGCTTGATTCCGAGGCGCTCGTGGTCGTGAAGCGCGGTCGCCCCGTCGTTGACGATGTACGTCGTCGCCGTGAAGTGGCGAGTCGTCTCCATACCTCCGGGTGGCGACGCGCCGCCTTCGCGGTTTCGGCTCGGGCGGACGCCGCGACGCGGTGACGCGGAGCGGTCGCTGTCAGGGTACTACCGTATCGGCGACGACGTCGACTACTGCGCGGGCGAATGCGGCGACTGAAAACGGAGGGAACTCGAACGGTACGACGACCGGGCGCGGAGCGACCCGTCAGTTCAGCGCGACCGAGTCCTCGGCCTCGAGGAGTTCGTGGTACCGGTTCCGGATGGTGACCTCGCTGATGTTCGCGACCTCGCTGACCTCGCTCTGGGTCACCTTCTCGTTGACGAGCAGCGAGGCGGCGTAGACGGCGGCGGCGGCGAGCCCGACCGGCGACTTGCCGGAGTGGATCCCCTGCTCTTTCGCCGTGTCGAGCAGGCTGCGGGCGCGGCGCTCGGCCTCGTCGGAGAGGCCGAGGTCGGAGGCGAACCGGGGCACGTAGCTCTCGGGGTCGGCGGGCTGGATCTCCAGCTTGAGCTCGCGGACGACGTAGCGGTACGTCCTCGCGATCTCGTCCTTCTCGACCCGGGAGACGCCCGCGATCTCGTCGAGGCTGCGCGGCGTGCCCGCCTGCCGCGCGGCGGCGTACAGCGAGGCCGTGGAGACGCCCTCGATGGAGCGGCCGGGGAGGAGGTCCTCGTCGAGTGCGCGGCGGTAGATGACCGAGGCCGTCTCGCGGACGTTGTCCGGGAGGCCGAGCGCGGAGGCCATCCGGTCGATCTCGCCGAGCGCCTGCTTGAGGTTGCGCTCCTTGGAGTCGCGGGTGCGGAACCGCTCGTTCCACGTCCGCAGCCGCTGCATCTTCTCCCGCTGGCGGCTGGACAGCGACTTGCCGTAGGCGTCTTTGTCCTGCCAGCCGATGTTCGTCGAGAGCCCCTTGTCGTGCATCATGTTCGTCGTCGGGGCCCCGACCCGGGACTTGTTGTCCTTCTCCTTGGAGTCGAACGCGCGCCACTCCGGCCCGCGGTCGATCTCGTCCTCCTCGACGACGAGCCCGCAGTCGACGCAGACGGTCTCGCCGTGCTCCGTGTCCGTCGCGAGCTGGCCGCCGCACTCGGGGCACCGCAGCTCCTCGTCTTCGGTCTCCGACTCGCTCTCGTTCTCGTCGTCGACGGTCTCTGTCGTGTACGTTCGAAGGTTCTCGCTCATTGGTGTTGTGCGTGGAGGGAACAGCGGAACCGAGAGACGGATCTCGGTGTTTTCCTCACCTTCGGGTAAGTGAGCCAAATACTTAAATGTTTGCGTGGTTGGCGCCCGAGAGACACGGCCGAAAACACCGTGTACAACCCTGTACAATTCGGTATTTGAGACGCGGTGATCGGGACCGAAGCGAGAGCGAAACTGACGGCCGCCCGGCGGGATATGGTATATAGGCGTTTCGCGAGCGGCGGACGGCGCTCAGGGCGACCAGCCCGTCGGTCAGTTCCCGGTCGCGGCGGCCGCGACCGCGCCCGCGAGGTAGCCGCCGATCACGCCCAGTCCGGTCACCAGCGCGAGGGCCGCGGCGAGGTCGGGACCGGCCGTGACGCCGGCCGCCTCCGATGTCGGGATCCCGTCCGCGTCGGAGATCGGCACCCTCCCATCGGCCGCGTGGCGCGTGAGCGGCACCCGGGAGACCCACCACAGCGCGAGCATCGCCGGGAGGTACCCCAGCGTCGCGCCCACCCCGGTCGCGGCGCCGGCGAGCAGGTCGTCGATACCGAGGTACCGGACGGCGGTCGCGACGCCGAGACCGAAGGTAAGAGGCACTAGACGGAGCGGCCACAGCGCGGCGTCCGACTGTATCAGCGGATGCCCGAAGATTACGAGGTTCGACAGCCCCGGACCCGTCCGTATCCGGATCCAGTGCGCGTCGAAGAGGAACCAGATCGCTCCCTCGACCCCGAGGATCGGTCCGCCGACCATCCACCGGGCGATCTCCGAGTCTCCCGGCGACACGCCGGCGACCGCGAGCCCGATCCACGTCGTCGCCAGCCCGGCGAGGGCCGCACCGCTCCCGCAGGCGACGGCGACGCGGAGCCACCCGGGCGGGAGCGACACGAGCGAGCCCAGCGTGGTTCGCTCTCCCGTCGACATCTCGGACCGGCCGTTCCCGAGCGAGCGGCATATGCTTTCTCACGGATCGACGGAGGTCTCAGACCGGTTCCGCGAGGACAACCGCTTTGACCGTCGCCCGAGCAGGGTGAGGTATGAACCGAACGCGGCTCGACGACCGCCTCGCCGACCTCGATACGGACGGCTACCTGCTCGACGCCTCGCAGGAGGACGCAAACCAGCTGTACCTCTCCGGGTTCACCGGGCCCGACCCGTTCCTCACGCTGTACGCCGACGGCGAGGTCCACCTCCTCGTCAGCGGGTTAGAGTACGGCCGCGCGACGAGCGAGGCCGCGGCCGACACGGTGGAGCGCCACGCCGACTACGACTACGAGTACGGCGGCCGCGAGGAGCGCAACGACATGTACGCCGCGTTCCTCCGCGACAAGGGCGTCGACTCCGTCTCGATGCCGCCGCGCGGCCCGGTCGGCACCGCCGACGCCCTCCGCGAGCGCGGGATCGATGTCGCCGTCGACGCCGACGACCGGCTCCAAGCGGTCCGCGCGGTGAAGACCGACGAGGAGATCGACGCGATCCGCGAGGCGCAAGAGGCCAACGAGGCCGCGATGCGGGCCGCCGAGGAGCTGATCGCCGGCGCCGACGTGGCGGGAGAGAGCGACGAGGCGGAGACGGGAGTCTTGCTCCGTGACGGCGAGCCGCTCACCAGCGAGCGCGTGACCGAGGAGATCGAGGTGACGCTGCTGCGTCACGGCTGCGCGCTCGACGAGACGATCGTCGCCGGCGGCGCGCAGGCCGCGGACCCCCACGACCGCGGCTCGGGCCCGCTCCGCGCGAACGAGGCGATCATCGTCGACATCTTCCCGCGCTCGAAGGCGACGAAGTACAACGCCGACATGACGCGGACGTTCTGCGTCGGCGAGCCGAGCAAGACGCTTCGCGAGTGGTACGACCTCACCGAGCGCGCGCTGAACGCCGCGCTCGACGCCGTCGAGCCGGGCGCGACCGGCGAGGAGGTCCACGCCGCCGCCTGCGAGGTGTACGAGGAGGCGGGCGAGCCAACCTTCCGGACCGACCCCGACACCGAGACCGGGTTCATCCACTCGACCGGTCACGGGATCGGCCTCGACGTCCACGAGTCGCCGCGGCTCGCGAGCGGGGGCGAAGAGTTAGAGCCCGGACACGTGATCACGGTCGAGCCCGGGCTCTACGACCCGGATATCGGCGGCGTCCGCATCGAGGACCTCGTCGTCGTCACCGAGGACGGCTACGAG is a window encoding:
- a CDS encoding NUDIX hydrolase codes for the protein METTRHFTATTYIVNDGATALHDHERLGIKLPPGGHVDRDELPHEAARREVREETGLTPDLVATESQITGPNTRGLPEPAHLMLHDINVHEDGSVGHQHVDHLYYARVDSREIAPNGDDEVDPARWRWYTSEELAASDLPEDVVDLGREAIDAVGGG
- a CDS encoding transcription initiation factor IIB: MSENLRTYTTETVDDENESESETEDEELRCPECGGQLATDTEHGETVCVDCGLVVEEDEIDRGPEWRAFDSKEKDNKSRVGAPTTNMMHDKGLSTNIGWQDKDAYGKSLSSRQREKMQRLRTWNERFRTRDSKERNLKQALGEIDRMASALGLPDNVRETASVIYRRALDEDLLPGRSIEGVSTASLYAAARQAGTPRSLDEIAGVSRVEKDEIARTYRYVVRELKLEIQPADPESYVPRFASDLGLSDEAERRARSLLDTAKEQGIHSGKSPVGLAAAAVYAASLLVNEKVTQSEVSEVANISEVTIRNRYHELLEAEDSVALN
- a CDS encoding M24 family metallopeptidase, giving the protein MNRTRLDDRLADLDTDGYLLDASQEDANQLYLSGFTGPDPFLTLYADGEVHLLVSGLEYGRATSEAAADTVERHADYDYEYGGREERNDMYAAFLRDKGVDSVSMPPRGPVGTADALRERGIDVAVDADDRLQAVRAVKTDEEIDAIREAQEANEAAMRAAEELIAGADVAGESDEAETGVLLRDGEPLTSERVTEEIEVTLLRHGCALDETIVAGGAQAADPHDRGSGPLRANEAIIVDIFPRSKATKYNADMTRTFCVGEPSKTLREWYDLTERALNAALDAVEPGATGEEVHAAACEVYEEAGEPTFRTDPDTETGFIHSTGHGIGLDVHESPRLASGGEELEPGHVITVEPGLYDPDIGGVRIEDLVVVTEDGYENLTDYPIRFAAE